A single Lactuca sativa cultivar Salinas chromosome 8, Lsat_Salinas_v11, whole genome shotgun sequence DNA region contains:
- the LOC111918316 gene encoding uncharacterized protein LOC111918316, with amino-acid sequence MPASPAMRFSPGRESRADNHKRGRSLENGVVFKERDDDLALFNEVQTREQDNFLLQSNDDFEDTFVTKLRDFSDHKLGINIAARGESSDFLNTEEEKNDYEWLITPPDTPLFSSLDDETPQVILPQRGRPRAQPISLSRSSTMEKHQRSSRSSPSPNRLTPSPQSSNITFQPPTRSKRPSSPSSKPSTPPPASRRLSTGSSSITTKGISGISPVKTTRGNSASPKIRAWQANIPGFSTEAPPNLRTSLADRPASYVRGSSPASRSSRQSMSPTPRSISSSHSHDRDRFSPRSKGSIASSADDDVEIESLPSVFVVDVSQRLNSRKLGGFQNNSHNNNKASFSQKTNRTVSSISAPKRSFDMALRQMDNKRVPQNMFRPLLTSVPSSTFYAGKSAPVWNSSVTTSSNASSDLPTTYAHEIQETQLNDDEATSGSCVKLQDSSSSSFVDDQVFISEKTDSLTEDMTNETHEISPTLQLGDLKDGVENLADCDTETCVVLDDDFKDTEVETLKDMLLCSRCGCRYSDDFIQSEKEIKLCENCQNSYPSLKPQAEEVNISDEDHESFNTMKPQMNPVLEVEVESLELTPFELHEDVVNEATEVNHEVISQPSYTDAVDFSDSKVEDSLVLKKSNSMKGIVVRSGNFSASSISLDDLSYVRYYSTNTNSMRSSLGRGSLSASSSFDFGQTTNTHTDTRLNRNKKQHQRSVSSFSGSSSHAFHPSSVGTSTLDSFEVSSVHVVKDVADVASITCPQETTPCENDTWTENEDVDNQTGHECSNVEESEEEEDKGVSVCVAEVEVEVELSVISEGEIDQSCASPPVSQCNVSAMDDDNIESESESEPEPELESLVLIEDEGKTKGRRLTLEEATETILFCSSIVHNIAYEAATLAIQKQHSDASQTENNNTSSSGQLIPSIGKPTKEIQTKKTKKTSSKSQKNRNKKVTTTKPPNNNNTNTDEESDLVKPRIVYPNNKENRRPPKLESKCNCSIM; translated from the exons ATGCCTGCTTCACCAGCAATGAGATTTTCTCCAGGGAGGGAATCAAGGGCTGATAATCACAAGAGAGGGCGTAGTCTTGAGAACGGAGTAGTTTTCAAAGAGAGAGATGATGATCTTGCTTTATTCAATGAGGTGCAAACTAGAGAACAAGACAATTTCTTGCTTCAGTCTAATGATGATTTTGAAGATACTTTCG TGACCAAGTTACGCGATTTTTCTGATCACAAGCTTGGAATAAACATTGCTGCTAGAGGAGAAAGTAGCGACTTCCTCAATACAGAAGAGGAAAAGAACGATTATGAATG GTTAATAACTCCACCTGATACCCCTCTGTTTTCCTCATTGGATGATGAGACACCTCAAGTTATTCTTCCACAGAGGGGAAGGCCACGTGCTCAACCCATCTCACTCTCAAGATCATCCACA ATGGAAAAGCATCAAAGAAGTAGTAGAAGTAGTCCAAGCCCAAATCGCCTAACCCCATCTCCACAATCTAGTAATATCACATTTCAGCCTCCCACTAGATCAAAGAGACCATCTTCCCCATCAAGTAAaccttcaacaccacctccagcTTCACGAAGATTAAGCACAGGATCCAGTTCCATTACTACCAAGGGTATTTCGGGTATTTCACCTGTGAAGACAACAAGAGGAAACTCAGCTTCACCCAAGATAAGGGCATGGCAGGCGAACATTCCTGGTTTTTCCACAGAAGCACCTCCAAATCTGAGGACATCTTTGGCTGATAGGCCAGCATCATATGTACGTGGGTCCTCACCAGCTTCTAGAAGCAGTAGACAATCAATGTCACCTACTCCTAGAAGCATTAGTTCATCTCATAGTCATGATAGAGATAGATTTAGCCCAAGGAGTAAAGGGTCAATTGCGTCTTCTGCTGATGATGATGTTGAAATTGAATCTCTGCCATCTGTTTTTGTTGTTGATGTCTCACAAAGGTTGAATTCAAGGAAACTCGGTGGATTTCAGAATAAtagtcataataataataaagctTCTTTTTCTCAAAAGACAAACAGAACAGTTTCTTCTATCTCTGCTCCTAAAAGATCATTTGACATGGCACTTCGACAAATG GATAATAAAAGAGTTCCTCAAAATATGTTCAGACCACTACTCACCAGTGTCCCTAGTTCAACATTTTATGCTGGAAAATCAGCTCCTGTTTGGAATTCTTCTGTGACAACTAGCAGCAATGCAAGTTCTGATCTTCCCACAACTTATGCACATGAAATTCAAGAAACTCAACTAAACGATGATGAAGCAACAAGTGGATCATGTGTAAAGTTgcaagattcttcttcttcttcttttgttgaTGATCAAGTATTTATATCCGAAAAAACCGATTCTTTGACTGAAGATATGACAAATGAAACGCATGAAATTTCACCAACTCTTCAGCTTGGTGATTTGAAAGATGGGGTTGAAAATCTTGCAGATTGTGATACTGAAACGTGTGTAGTTTTAGATGATGATTTTAAAGACACAGAAGTTGAAACCCTAAAGGATATGTTACTTTGTTCCAGATGTGGTTGTAGATACTCTGATGATTTCATACAATCAGAAAAAGAAATCAAATTATGTGAAAATTGCCAAAATTCGTATCCATCATTGAAGCCTCAAGCAGAAGAAGTCAACATATCAGATGAAGATCATGAATCATTCAACACAATGAAGCCTCAAATGAATCCAGTTCTTGAAGTTGAAGTTGAATCCCTAGAATTAACTCCATTTGAACTACATGAAGATGTGGTTAATGAAGCAACAGAAGTCAACCATGAAGTCATAAGTCAACCAAGTTATACTGATGCTGTTGACTTTTCAGATTCAAAGGTTGAAGACTCTTTAGTCTTGAAAAAGTCAAACAGCATGAAGGGCATTGTTGTCAGAAGCGGGAACTTTTCAGCTAGTAGTATCTCTTTAGATGATCTTTCATATGTGAGATACTATAGTACAAATACAAACAGCATGAGAAGCTCTTTGGGACGTGGGAGTTTATCTGCTTCATCTTCATTTGACTTTGGTCAAACCACAAATACACATACAGACACTCGTTTAAATCGTAACAAAAAACAGCATCAACGAAGTGTGTCATCTTTTTCTGGAAGCTCTAGTCATGCTTTTCATCCTTCAAGCGTTGGAACAAGCACTCTTGATTCATTCGAGGTATCCAGTGTTCATGTAGTGAAAGATGTTGCTGACGTGGCATCTATAACATGTCCTCAAGAAACCACCCCATGTGAAAACGACACGTGGACTGAAAACGAAGATGTGGATAATCAAACAGGACATGAATGTTCAAATGTTGAAGAGAGTGAGGAAGAGGAAGATAAAGGTGTAAGTGTTTGTGTTGCAGAAGTTGAAGTTGAAGTTGAATTGAGTGTGATTTCGGAAGGAGAAATTGATCAAAGTTGTGCTTCTCCTCCTGTTTCACAATGTAATGTTTCAGCCATGGATGATGACAACATAGAATCGGAATCGgaatcggaaccggaaccggaattgGAATCGTTGGTGTTAATCGAAGATGAAGGAAAAACGAAAGGAAGAAGGCTAACACTAGAAGAAGCAACAGAGACAATACTCTTTTGCAGCTCAATAGTCCATAACATAGCCTATGAAGCTGCAACTTTAGCCATTCAGAAACAACATTCAGATGCTTCTCAAACTGAAAACAACAATACTTCATCTTCAGGGCAACTTATTCCATCCATAGGAAAACCTACAAAAGAGATTCaaaccaaaaaaacaaaaaaaacatcatCGAAGTCTCagaaaaacagaaacaaaaaggTGACGACTACAAAACCtcctaacaacaacaacacaaaTACGGATGAGGAAAGTGATTTGGTAAAACCGCGTATTGTTTATCCTAATAATAAAGAGAATAGGAGACCTCCAAAACTAGAATCTAAATGCAATTGTAGTATTATGTGA
- the LOC111918317 gene encoding protein SWEETIE encodes MSILSLLAYRDWFEDELWAFQGGKDGVLPCVWENELPSFPQPETISKMLVNQMLLCFGVMFVTQDSSGMLSLLGILEQSLKIGRRHVLHSTSVTNVCVGLLYGLKAMLTYDSQPLETEILIATQGIFQIIFLWCKCNFTFYLLTFVSRCVVRSLDYWKG; translated from the exons ATGTCTATACTATCCTTGTTGGCATATAGGGATTGGTTCGAAGATGAACTTTGGGCATTTCAAGGTGGAAAAGATGGCGTTTTGCCATGTGTATGGGAGAATGAGCTCCCTAGTTTCCCTCAG CCAGAGACTATTAGCAAGATGTTGGTGAACCAAATGCTCCTTTGCTTTGGAGTCATGTTTGTTACTCAG GATAGTAGTGGGATGTTATCACTTCTTGGCATACTTGAGCAGTCTCTTAAAATTGGAAGGAGACATGTTTTACATTCAACCAGTGTCACAAATGTATGCGTGGGATTACTTTATGGATTAAAG GCCATGCTTACATATGACTCCCAACCACTAGAAACAGAGATATTAATTGCAACCCAGGGGATCTTTCAGATTATTTTTTTATGGTGTAAATGTAATTTTACATTTTACTTGCTTACGTTTGTGTCGAGATGCGTGGTTAGGTCCTTGGATTACTGGAAG ggatga